A single window of Acidimicrobiales bacterium DNA harbors:
- a CDS encoding gas vesicle protein GvpG — MSPLSLILGLPTLPVRGVIRLGQAIQEQAERELHDPASIRHQLEEADTAKAQGRLSEADEARVEQQAVDRMISRGRTGDRPIEARHREKEGDHG; from the coding sequence ATGAGCCCGCTCTCGCTCATCCTCGGGCTACCCACGTTGCCGGTCCGTGGTGTGATCCGGCTGGGCCAGGCGATACAAGAACAGGCTGAGCGCGAGCTCCACGACCCGGCCTCGATTCGACACCAGCTCGAGGAGGCCGACACGGCCAAGGCGCAGGGACGGCTTTCCGAGGCCGATGAGGCACGGGTCGAGCAACAGGCTGTCGACCGCATGATCTCTAGGGGCAGGACCGGCGACCGGCCCATCGAGGCCCGGCATCGGGAGAAGGAAGGTGATCATGGCTAG